The Astyanax mexicanus isolate ESR-SI-001 chromosome 20, AstMex3_surface, whole genome shotgun sequence genome contains a region encoding:
- the LOC103047729 gene encoding plectin codes for MASASNTDFKLYRPSGGDVQSGSVVILPCYLHPERSAVEMTVRWFRGTECICLYKDGRMTVGRGYEGRISLFSQELEKGNVSLIIRDYSWTGDDYLCQVSNKETTAEFTVGLDDPTEGLGAYILQDRDRKWTEDERKKMEESALIIELSADATQSLEMKNKKLEKEKTLIMEEKSRLQQELGETQQQLQEKDTAVKNMETELEHSKKQLERIEEELKKKNRKLQEMECMLPPAVPQSGSVELDPQDVIPARPRRRHSKEGIPPRMREALLELRLVLLGRTEHGEDMKSSIGAAIFGEKRRSQAREPIVREQSDVRRGVVSGRQVTVVDTLDWFSPVLSQEALRNDVGVCINLSSPGPHAFLLVVPVRQVEEESTGEEVGMLERMGEIFGERCWRNTMVVVVTEEDQVEDVDEFVRSGNEEVRRLVEKCEERYHCLHLGDGGVDESEICELLKKVEEMVGGHRDKFYSSEVYLEAEAHIREIEERVVREREEIREKQEREAEEKRQRNVRKSEVQFRESTAQFREQINQHEVRITTLETKVKEERDEKRKLELENHLEREVQQRNKLQGELQRLKEQTERDRRAMEERHQQEMEEIREVYEGEAQMKAERVLRKNILPELKLRTLELVAEKQKDLDIRLKEKDREMERLRIRLQEMTPAQRDEPQIDTQQPGLFSCFWKILSDPVLNTQSDQ; via the exons CTGATTTTAAGTTGTACCGGCCGTCTGGTGGAGATGTTCAGTCCGGCTCGGTGGTCATCCTCCCCTGTTACCTGCATCCTGAGCGCAGCGCGGTGGAGATGACTGTCAGGTGGTTCAGGGGGACGGAGTGTATCTGCCTGTATAAAGATGGGAGGATGACTGTGGGGCGGGGCTACGAGGGGCGGATCAGTCTGTTTTCTCAGGAGCTGGAGAAAGGAAATGTCTCACTGATAATCAGAGACTACAGCTGGACAGGTGATGATTACCTGTGTCAGGTGTCCAACAAAGAAACTACAGCAGAGTTTACTGTGGGACTGG ATGATCCCACAGAG GGTTTGGGTGCTTACATTTTGCAAGAC AGGGACAGGAAATGGACAGAAGATGAAAGAAAAAAGATGGAGGAATCTGCTTTGATCATTG aattatCAGCAGATGCCACACAGTCACTTGAGATGAAGAACAAGAAGCTGGAAAAGGAGAAGACACTAATTATGGAGGAAAAGAGCAGACTACAGCAAGAGCTCGGAGAGACTCAGCAGCAGCTTCAGGAGAAAGATACTGCAGTGAAGAACATGGAGACAGAGCTGGAACACAGTAAAAAGCAGCTGGAGAGAATTGAAGAGGAACTGAAGAAAAAGAACAGGAAACTACAGGAGATGGAGTGTATGTTGCCTCCGGCTGTACCTCAGTCAGGATCAGTGGAGCTGGATCCTCAAGATG TAATTCCAGCAAGACCACGCAGGAGACACAGTAAAGAAGGGATTCCTCCAAGAA TGAGAGAAGCCCTGTTGGAGCTCCGGCTGGTTCTGTTGGGTCGGACCGAGCACGGTGAAGACATGAAGAGCTCCATAGGAGCCGCCATCTTTGGCGAAAAGAGGAGGAGCCAGGCTAGAGAGCCTATAGTGAGGGAGCAGAGTGATGTGAGGCGGGGAGTGGTGTCTGGGAGGCAGGTAACCGTGGTGGACACTCTTGATTGGTTCTCTCCTGTACTGTCTCAGGAGGCGCTGAGGAACGACGTAGGAGTCTGCATCAATCTGTCCTCACCAGGACCTCACGCCTTCCTGCTGGTCGTACCGGTGAGGCAGGTGGAGGAGGAGTCTACTGGAGAGGAGGTGGGGATGCTGGAGAGGATGGGGGAGATATTCGGGGAGAGGTGCTGGAGGAACACTATGGTTGTCGTGGTGACGGAGGAAGATCAGGTGGAGGATGTTGACGAGTTTGTTCGGTCAGGAAACGAGGAGGTGCGGAGACTTGTGGAGAAATGTGAGGAAAGGTATCACTGTCTCCACTTGGGCGACGGAGGTGTGGACGAGTCGGAGATCTGTGAGCTTCTAAAGAAGGTGGAGGAGATGGTGGGTGGACACAGAGACAAGTTCTACAGCAGCGAGGTCTATCTGGAGGCGGAGGCTCACATCCGAGAGATCGAGGAAAGAGTGGTAAGAGAGCGAGAGGAGATACGAGAGAAGCAGGAGAGAGAAGCCGAGGAGAAACGGCAGAGGAACGTCCGCAAGTCCGAAGTCCAGTTCCGAGAGTCTACGGCTCAGTTTCGGGAACAGATAAATCAGCACGAAGTCCGAATTACGACTCTGGAAACGAAGGTGAAGGAGGAGCGGGATGAAAAACGGAAGTTAGAGCTGGAGAACCATTTGGAGCGAGAGGTTCAGCAGAGAAACAAGCTTCAGGGGGAGCTTCAGAGACTGAAAGAACAGACTGAGAGGGACCGGAGGGCGATGGAGGAGAGACACCAACAGGAGATGGAGGAGATTAGGGAGGTGTATGAAGGAGAAGCCCAGATGAAGGCGGAGCGAGTCCTCAGAAAGAATATCCTGCCTGAACTCAAGCTGAGGACACTGGAACTCGTGGCAGAGAAGCAGAAAGATCTGGACATTCGATTGAAGGAGAAGGACAGGGAGATGGAGCGACTGAGAATAAGACTCCAGGAGATGACACCAGCTCAAAGAGATGAGCCTCAGATTGACACTCAACAGCCAGGACTATTTAGCTGTTTTTGGAAAATACTCAGTGATCCAGTACTAAACACTCAATcagatcagtaa